Proteins from one Cicer arietinum cultivar CDC Frontier isolate Library 1 chromosome 3, Cicar.CDCFrontier_v2.0, whole genome shotgun sequence genomic window:
- the LOC140919755 gene encoding uncharacterized protein, with product MGLCGGFGIPKLRFGNYGTEEKVVRVLDTEESRVGFAYLEKEPQDNFIWAFEKVRMLFKSESLISKVIVTDRDLAMMNAISVVFPTSIHLLCRFHIEKNVGARCKQYVKKDRQEEVMDLWKKIVYSTSVEEYDHHLQQFEILCADIILFVDYVKDSWLTPYKERFVNVWTNRVMHLGNTTSNRVESAHWRLKNMLQTSFGDLCKSWDAVNMMLKNQICIIQSSFQKTIKDVEHGYNSQFFQNLHHCVSRKCMKLIDNQLERVKIVGTNKTECGCSIRTTHGLPCACELAKLQINGNAIPLDSIHDFWKQLSIAHELEDEESLSDYDFSEELEAMKAYMKTHDIISQRIFKAKVREVVFPHTTSILAPPEKVRTKGAGKKKKEFDTPRDPSYWEYVDASQESAKARQPSQSSQRSARQQSQSSQHSFKTQFPTYIRPYIEDIVDVVADGNCGFRAIAALLGWTEESWALVRSQLDKEIGLHKDVYSNVFDDNVESVRNSLKISKLGAQGKDKWMSLPDLGYVIATLYNVILVSLSRNLNMTFFPLNKSPSKETFGQSLLAIGFVNENHWVQVKLMLNVVY from the exons ttgggtttgcttatttggaaaaagagcCACAAGATAACTTCATATGGGCATTTGAGAAGGTACGAATGTTGTTCAAATCTGAGTCTttgatttctaaagttattgtgactgatagagatcttgccatgatgaatgcgattagtgttgtgtttcctacttcaatacatttgctatgtcgttttcatattgaaaaaaatgttggggcaagatgcaaacaatatgtcaaaaaggatagacaagaagaagtaatggatttatggaaaaagattgtctattcgactagtgtggaagagtatgatcatcatttgcaacaatttgagatattgtgtgccgatattattctttttgttgattatgtgaaagattcatggttaacaccttacaaagaaaggtttgtcaacgtttggaccaatagagtgatgcatttggggaacacaacatctaacag agttgagtctgctcattggagattgaaaaacatgcttcaaactagttttggtgatttgtgtaaaagcTGGGATGcagtgaatatgatgttgaagaaccaaatatgtatcattcagtcttcttttcagaaaaccatcaaggatgttgagcacgggtataattcacaattttttcaaaatctacatcactgtgtatcaagaaagtgtatgaaattaattgataaCCAGTTGGAAAGGGTGAAGATTGTAGGCACTAACAAAACAGAATGTGGTTGTTCAATtagaacaactcatggattaccatgtgcttgtgagttggctAAGTTGCAGATAAATGGTAATGCtatccctttagatagcattcatgATTTTTGGAAACAGTTAAGCATTGCACATGaattagaggatgaagaatctttatcagattatgacttttctgaagagttggaagcaatgaaagcgtacatgaaGACACACGATATTataagtcaaaggatattcaaggcaaaggtgcgtgaagttgtatttccacataccacatcaatacttgcaccaccAGAGAAAGTGAGAACCAAAGGAGctggtaaaaagaaaaaagaatttgatactcctcgtgatccttcatattgggagtatgttgatgcctctcaagaatctgcaaaggcaaggcaaccatctcaatcatctcaacgttctgcaaggcaacaatctcaatcatctcaacaTTCTTTTAAGACACAATTTCCTACTTATATACGTCCGTATATTGAGGACATAGTAGATGTTGtggctgatggaaattgtgggtttCGTGCAATTGCAGCATTGCTAGGTTGGACCGAAGAATCTTGGGCTTTAGTTCGAtcacaattggataaagagattgGTCTACATAAAGATGTTTATTCTAATGTTTTTGATGACAATGTTGAATCAGTGCGGaactcattgaaaatatcaaaattgggtgctcaaggaaaagataagtggatgtctttaccagacttgggttacgtgatagcaacactatataatgtcatattggtgtcGTTGTCTCGTAATCTGAATATGACATTTTTCCCGCTAAACAAATCACCATCGAAAGAGACCTTTGGGCAGTCTTTACTAGCAATTGGATTTGTTAACGAGAATCATTGGGTACAGGTAAAATTAATGCTTAatgttgtttattaa